A window of Candidatus Palauibacter soopunensis contains these coding sequences:
- a CDS encoding DUF5916 domain-containing protein has product MFLIDSAAPVRRLAAFLLLLGLAAPLAAQDSVIGGETHARAAAAPALRAIRATEPPQIDGRLDEAAWSGAPTARDFVQFRPDPGEPASERTEVRVLYTDDAVYVGARMYDRDPGGIIRRLARRDEQVTTDAFHVSFDSYFDHRTAFRFSVSVAGVQSDGLLFSDTQADDDWDAVWESATRTDETGWTAELRIPLSQLRFAGSSEDGAESTWGINFRREIARLEESSVWSPLPEDGSRVVSAFGTLRDLQGLRPRRNLEVRPYVLSSATRAPGTAADPFYTATALRQTVGGDLKYGITENLTLDVTVNPDFGQVEADPSVVNLSAFETFFPEKRPFFQEGSDIFGFSFGGGDDNNESLFYSRRIGRTPQGSVTSPADYRDVPAATSILGAAKLSGKTANGWSIGFLDALTSNEMAQFSTPQGTLGEQLVEPVTNYAVGRVIRDFRDGESAVGLIATATNRRLDAGGSLAFLADQAYTGGIDFRHRFGSGNYEISGHVIGSTVSGSPEAIERIQRSSVHYFQSPDSRHGLDPTRTRLSGSTSTINFSKVGGGNWRYGLFGENRSPGFESNDLGFQQNADYRVGAVWVNYEQFRPQGPFRNWGVNAATWSGWTFRGERQFTGGNVNGNFQLKNFWRGFAGFNQEWAGLATTALRGGPALYQPSQWSSWGGVFTDSRKPVRLGAVFNAGGEYSTATRRLGVSPNVMLQPSSRLQFNIGPSVQWNERAWQFVSRPDASDGAHYVFARLSQQTISITTRLNYTFSPDLSLQFYAQPFVSAGSYDRFMEVDDPRASDFSNRFRTYGENEIRRLEANGFGLYQVDADRDGKADFGFADPDFNVKSFRSNLVLRWQYRPGSTVFLVWSRDQQSFRNDGAFRFGEDLADIARIPSTNVFLVKFEHWLGL; this is encoded by the coding sequence GGGCGCCCACTGCCCGCGACTTCGTTCAGTTCCGGCCCGACCCGGGGGAGCCCGCCAGCGAGCGCACCGAGGTTCGAGTGCTCTATACGGACGACGCCGTCTACGTCGGCGCGCGGATGTACGACCGCGATCCCGGCGGGATCATTCGCCGGCTCGCGCGCCGCGATGAACAGGTGACGACGGACGCCTTTCATGTCTCCTTCGACAGCTATTTCGATCACCGGACCGCATTCCGCTTCTCCGTGAGCGTGGCGGGCGTCCAGAGCGACGGCCTGCTGTTCTCCGATACGCAGGCGGACGACGATTGGGACGCGGTGTGGGAGAGCGCGACGCGCACGGACGAGACGGGCTGGACCGCCGAACTGCGGATCCCCCTCTCGCAACTCCGGTTCGCCGGATCCTCCGAAGACGGCGCCGAAAGCACGTGGGGCATCAACTTCCGGCGCGAGATCGCCCGCCTGGAGGAATCGAGCGTGTGGTCGCCCCTGCCGGAGGATGGCTCGCGGGTCGTCTCCGCCTTCGGCACGCTGCGCGATCTTCAGGGCCTCCGGCCGCGCCGCAATCTGGAGGTGCGGCCCTATGTCCTCTCCTCCGCGACTCGGGCGCCGGGCACCGCCGCCGATCCGTTCTACACGGCCACGGCGTTGCGCCAGACGGTGGGAGGCGACCTGAAGTACGGAATCACGGAGAACCTCACGCTCGACGTCACCGTAAACCCCGACTTCGGGCAGGTCGAGGCGGATCCGTCCGTCGTGAACCTCTCGGCGTTCGAGACGTTCTTTCCCGAGAAGCGGCCGTTCTTCCAGGAGGGATCGGACATCTTCGGTTTCTCCTTCGGTGGGGGCGATGACAACAACGAGTCGCTCTTCTATAGCCGCCGCATCGGGCGGACGCCCCAGGGATCCGTGACGAGCCCGGCGGACTACCGCGACGTGCCGGCGGCGACGAGCATTCTCGGCGCGGCGAAGCTGTCCGGAAAGACGGCGAACGGGTGGTCGATCGGTTTCCTCGACGCGCTCACGTCGAACGAGATGGCGCAGTTCTCCACCCCGCAGGGGACGCTGGGCGAGCAGTTGGTGGAACCGGTGACGAATTACGCGGTCGGACGGGTCATCCGGGACTTCCGCGACGGGGAGAGCGCCGTCGGCCTCATCGCTACCGCCACCAACCGGCGCCTGGACGCCGGGGGGTCGCTCGCCTTCCTGGCGGACCAGGCGTACACGGGTGGGATCGACTTCCGGCATCGGTTCGGAAGCGGCAACTACGAGATCAGCGGCCATGTGATCGGGAGCACCGTGAGCGGGAGCCCGGAGGCCATCGAGCGCATCCAGCGTTCCTCCGTCCACTACTTCCAGAGCCCGGACTCCAGGCACGGACTGGACCCCACCCGCACGCGTCTCTCGGGCAGCACGTCGACGATCAATTTCTCCAAGGTCGGAGGCGGAAACTGGCGCTACGGGCTGTTCGGCGAGAACCGGTCGCCCGGCTTCGAATCGAACGACCTCGGATTCCAGCAGAACGCGGATTACCGGGTCGGGGCGGTGTGGGTGAACTACGAGCAGTTCCGGCCGCAGGGGCCGTTTCGGAACTGGGGAGTGAACGCGGCGACGTGGTCCGGCTGGACATTCCGCGGCGAACGGCAGTTCACGGGCGGCAACGTGAACGGGAACTTCCAGCTCAAGAACTTCTGGCGCGGCTTCGCCGGGTTCAATCAGGAGTGGGCGGGACTCGCCACGACGGCGCTGCGCGGAGGCCCCGCGCTCTACCAGCCGAGCCAGTGGAGCAGTTGGGGCGGGGTGTTCACGGACTCCCGAAAGCCCGTGCGCCTCGGGGCCGTCTTCAACGCCGGAGGAGAGTACAGCACCGCGACCCGCCGCCTGGGCGTGTCGCCGAACGTGATGCTCCAGCCGTCGAGCCGCCTCCAGTTCAACATCGGCCCGAGCGTGCAGTGGAACGAGCGGGCGTGGCAGTTCGTCTCGCGGCCCGATGCTTCCGACGGAGCGCACTACGTGTTCGCGCGCCTGAGCCAGCAGACGATCTCGATCACGACGCGCCTGAACTACACGTTCAGCCCGGATCTTTCGCTTCAGTTCTACGCTCAGCCCTTCGTGAGCGCGGGGAGCTACGACCGTTTCATGGAGGTCGATGATCCACGGGCGTCCGATTTCTCCAATCGCTTCCGGACATACGGGGAAAACGAGATCCGGCGCCTGGAGGCGAACGGCTTCGGGCTCTACCAGGTTGACGCCGACCGGGACGGGAAGGCGGACTTCGGTTTCGCGGACCCCGACTTCAACGTGAAGTCCTTCCGCTCCAACCTGGTCCTGCGCTGGCAGTATCGACCCGGATCGACCGTGTTTCTCGTCTGGAGCCGCGACCAGCAGTCGTTCCGCAACGACGGCGCTTTCCGCTTCGGGGAAGATCTGGCGGATATCGCCCGGATCCCCTCCACCAACGTCTTCCTCGTCAAGTTCGAACACTGGCTGGGGCTCTAG
- a CDS encoding DUF3179 domain-containing (seleno)protein, producing the protein MTGFSDCSLPLANFTDAGVERSSIPALTNPGVATRLIAPHVGYVTRGDLVIGLEFNGQPLAIPLKLLWYHEVLNLQAEVDPADPNATGERLTITYSPLTGSVSVFDPEPSGTPDFAVSNYVLDNNLVMDDGSGTLYPQLTRSATCGPRDGSSLTRVPYELMLYGAWLQIFLDTWVATRATGHDFLYTLYPYGNYRDPDNALLFYPTSAPIDPRRKPKERVVGVPAGTGGIAFAIADLREVAARDQEGQNTFVWAASARAGGEPIVAFWNSSAQSARIYRARANGRPLTFEVVDGRRQDVETGSVWNFAGEAVEGPLEGEKLEAHPEAYHAFWFAWAAFQPDTEVWVAPVPLTGSADFVPADDTALLPPDPDLVRRRPH; encoded by the coding sequence TTGACCGGGTTCTCGGATTGCTCGCTCCCGCTCGCGAACTTCACGGACGCCGGCGTGGAGCGCTCGAGTATTCCGGCGCTCACGAATCCCGGAGTTGCCACGCGGCTCATCGCGCCCCACGTCGGCTACGTCACTCGCGGCGATCTCGTGATCGGGCTCGAATTCAACGGCCAGCCCCTCGCCATACCCCTGAAGCTCCTCTGGTACCACGAGGTTCTGAACCTGCAGGCCGAAGTCGATCCGGCCGACCCGAATGCGACGGGAGAACGGCTCACGATCACCTACTCGCCGCTGACGGGGTCGGTCAGCGTCTTCGATCCCGAGCCGAGCGGCACGCCCGACTTCGCGGTGTCCAACTACGTTCTCGACAACAACCTCGTGATGGACGACGGCTCCGGGACGCTCTACCCCCAGTTGACGCGCTCCGCCACGTGCGGCCCGCGGGACGGCAGCAGCCTGACGCGCGTGCCGTACGAGTTGATGCTGTACGGGGCCTGGCTCCAGATCTTTCTGGACACGTGGGTCGCGACACGCGCGACGGGGCACGACTTCCTCTACACGCTCTACCCGTACGGGAACTATCGGGACCCCGACAACGCCTTGCTCTTCTATCCGACTTCCGCCCCGATCGATCCTCGCCGAAAGCCGAAGGAGCGCGTGGTCGGCGTCCCGGCGGGAACCGGCGGCATCGCGTTCGCCATCGCGGACCTGAGAGAAGTCGCGGCCCGGGACCAGGAAGGTCAGAACACGTTCGTCTGGGCCGCGAGTGCGAGGGCGGGTGGAGAGCCGATCGTCGCGTTCTGGAACTCCAGCGCTCAGAGCGCGAGAATCTACCGGGCTCGAGCCAACGGGCGGCCGCTCACGTTCGAGGTCGTCGACGGTCGCCGACAGGACGTGGAGACGGGGAGCGTGTGGAATTTCGCGGGAGAGGCGGTGGAGGGACCGCTGGAGGGGGAAAAACTCGAAGCTCACCCCGAGGCGTACCACGCTTTCTGGTTTGCGTGGGCGGCCTTCCAACCGGACACGGAGGTGTGGGTCGCTCCGGTTCCTCTCACGGGTTCCGCGGATTTCGTGCCGGCGGACGACACGGCGCTGCTGCCGCCGGATCCCGACCTGGTGAGACGGCGTCCGCACTGA
- the glpD gene encoding glycerol-3-phosphate dehydrogenase, with translation MSGWRRAESSGSSSSSRDPGAVTAPGRAERFRSLAETAFDVLVIGGGVSGAAVARDAARRGFRTALVEAADFAWGTSSRSSRLVHGGLRYLEHFEFDLVFEASQERRTLLRIATHLVRPLEFHFPIFRDGRIGRTKLDAGMWLYDALSLFRNIERHQMLDTEAMLAREPGLRTEGLLGGARYFDAQVDDARLVVTTIVAAVEAGATVVNRAEVVRIDASDWPGHRALVRDAESGREVGVDALAIVNATGAWAERMLDRVIAGPAGSRPGSGATSAVRIRPSRGTHIHVARERVGHSGALIFEAPQDGRVMFVLPWREDLTLIGTTDEFFDGRPHEVAATPADIAYLLEATRRLLPASKLGPEDVISAWAGLRPLVAPPADGAEEGGVSREFEVHQHPPGVFTLSGGKLTSHRHMAEATMDRVQAFLAPAGVKALRKVDTDKVPLPGARFRDLDALRGRIQERARTQGLGRASADRLTRAYGTRANRVLDLVERNPRLGERVVAERPHLLAEAVYSVRSEMALHVEDILFRRMRVGLETRSGTPEAARRVAEVMAPELGWTGERQAEEMKRALTFRAVDDDAIRELAAHGKGVR, from the coding sequence ATGAGCGGCTGGAGGCGGGCGGAGTCTTCGGGAAGCTCGTCCTCGAGCCGTGACCCCGGCGCCGTGACGGCTCCCGGGCGCGCCGAGCGGTTCCGGAGCCTCGCGGAGACCGCCTTCGATGTCCTCGTCATCGGGGGCGGCGTTTCCGGCGCCGCCGTCGCGCGTGACGCGGCCCGCCGCGGTTTTCGCACCGCTCTCGTCGAAGCCGCGGATTTCGCGTGGGGCACGAGCAGCCGTTCTTCCCGCCTCGTCCACGGCGGCTTGCGCTACCTGGAGCACTTCGAGTTCGACCTCGTGTTCGAGGCGAGCCAGGAACGGCGGACCCTGCTCCGGATCGCGACCCACCTCGTGCGGCCGCTGGAGTTCCACTTTCCGATCTTTCGGGACGGCCGCATCGGCCGGACGAAGCTGGACGCGGGGATGTGGCTCTACGATGCGCTCTCGCTGTTCCGCAACATCGAGCGTCATCAGATGCTCGACACCGAGGCGATGCTCGCCCGCGAGCCCGGGCTGCGCACCGAAGGGCTTCTCGGCGGCGCGCGCTATTTCGATGCCCAGGTCGACGATGCCCGGCTCGTCGTCACGACCATCGTGGCGGCGGTCGAGGCCGGGGCGACCGTGGTCAACCGGGCCGAGGTCGTCCGTATCGACGCCTCGGACTGGCCGGGCCACCGGGCGCTGGTGAGAGATGCGGAGAGCGGACGGGAAGTGGGAGTCGACGCCCTTGCGATCGTCAACGCCACCGGCGCGTGGGCCGAACGGATGCTCGACCGCGTCATTGCGGGCCCGGCGGGGTCCCGCCCGGGGAGTGGCGCGACGTCCGCCGTGCGCATCCGTCCCTCGCGGGGGACGCACATCCACGTGGCGCGCGAACGGGTGGGTCACTCCGGTGCCCTGATCTTCGAAGCTCCCCAGGACGGCCGCGTGATGTTCGTCCTGCCGTGGCGGGAGGACCTGACCCTCATCGGCACGACGGACGAGTTCTTCGACGGCCGCCCGCACGAGGTCGCGGCCACCCCCGCGGACATCGCCTACCTGCTCGAGGCCACCCGTCGCCTGCTCCCCGCATCGAAGCTGGGACCGGAGGATGTGATCAGCGCCTGGGCCGGCCTGCGGCCGCTCGTCGCGCCGCCCGCGGACGGTGCCGAGGAGGGCGGCGTGTCGAGGGAGTTCGAGGTTCATCAGCATCCCCCGGGCGTCTTCACGCTGAGCGGAGGAAAACTGACGTCTCACCGGCACATGGCCGAGGCAACGATGGATCGCGTACAGGCGTTCCTTGCGCCGGCCGGCGTGAAAGCGCTTCGGAAGGTGGACACGGACAAGGTTCCGCTTCCCGGTGCGCGGTTCCGGGACCTGGACGCGCTTCGCGGCCGGATCCAGGAGCGCGCCCGCACGCAGGGACTCGGGCGCGCCTCCGCCGACCGCCTCACCCGCGCATACGGGACACGAGCGAACCGGGTCCTCGACCTTGTCGAGCGAAACCCGCGACTCGGCGAGAGGGTCGTCGCGGAGAGGCCGCACCTTCTGGCCGAAGCGGTGTATTCGGTGCGGAGCGAGATGGCCCTTCACGTGGAAGACATTCTCTTTCGGCGGATGCGGGTCGGCCTCGAGACGCGCTCCGGGACGCCGGAGGCGGCGCGCCGCGTCGCCGAAGTCATGGCCCCGGAGCTGGGCTGGACAGGCGAACGGCAGGCGGAGGAAATGAAACGGGCGCTGACATTCAGGGCCGTGGACGACGACGCGATCCGCGAGCTGGCGGCCCACGGGAAGGGGGTCCGCTGA
- a CDS encoding zinc-binding dehydrogenase, translated as MRPVLNWRLLQGLRRDGRLAAMKAAYFERHGGPDVIRVGNLREPTAGPGEVLIRVRAAGLNHLDLWTRRGLPGLTLEMPHVGGSDVAGEITVTGDGVEGWAPGDRVAVNPGLWCARDDCEWCARGEHPLCASYRILGEHVPGGFAELVAVPVRNLVRLPDGFPFATAAVAPLVYQTAWRGLLSRGRLAPGETVLVTGASGGVSTAAIQIAKHRGARVFAVTSGPLNVQRVEALGADLVIDRLEEDFSRRVWLETEKRGVDLVLDSVGAATWEGCVRTLARAGRMVVYGATTGPQGTLNIARLFWSQTSIMGTTMATRAEFEAVMGLVLDGTLTPVVDDVWPLDRAREAHERLEAGGVFGKLVLEP; from the coding sequence TTGAGACCCGTTCTCAACTGGCGGCTCCTGCAGGGGCTGCGGCGCGACGGTAGGTTGGCGGCCATGAAAGCGGCCTACTTCGAACGACACGGCGGGCCCGACGTCATCCGCGTCGGCAACCTGCGCGAGCCGACGGCGGGTCCCGGTGAAGTGCTGATCCGCGTGCGCGCGGCGGGCCTCAACCACCTCGACCTCTGGACGCGGCGCGGCCTGCCCGGACTCACGCTGGAGATGCCGCACGTCGGGGGCTCCGATGTGGCGGGCGAGATCACGGTGACGGGGGATGGAGTGGAGGGTTGGGCCCCCGGCGACCGGGTCGCGGTGAATCCGGGCCTGTGGTGCGCCCGAGACGACTGCGAGTGGTGCGCCCGCGGCGAGCACCCCCTCTGCGCCTCCTACCGCATCCTCGGCGAGCACGTGCCCGGCGGCTTCGCGGAACTGGTCGCGGTTCCGGTGCGCAACCTGGTCCGGCTCCCCGACGGCTTCCCGTTCGCGACCGCGGCCGTCGCGCCGCTCGTATACCAGACGGCATGGCGCGGACTCCTCTCGCGTGGACGGCTGGCGCCGGGAGAGACGGTCCTCGTAACCGGGGCGTCCGGCGGCGTCTCCACCGCCGCGATCCAGATCGCGAAACACCGCGGGGCGCGCGTATTCGCGGTCACGAGCGGACCGCTGAACGTGCAGCGGGTGGAGGCGCTGGGGGCGGACCTCGTCATCGATCGTCTCGAGGAGGATTTCTCGCGGCGCGTGTGGTTGGAGACGGAGAAGCGCGGCGTCGACCTCGTCCTCGACAGCGTGGGCGCCGCGACGTGGGAGGGCTGCGTTCGCACCCTGGCGCGCGCGGGCAGAATGGTCGTGTACGGGGCGACGACCGGACCGCAGGGCACGCTCAACATCGCACGTCTGTTCTGGAGTCAGACATCGATCATGGGGACCACGATGGCGACGCGTGCCGAGTTCGAGGCCGTGATGGGGCTCGTGCTGGACGGTACCCTCACCCCGGTCGTCGACGACGTGTGGCCGCTGGACCGCGCGCGCGAGGCCCATGAGCGGCTGGAGGCGGGCGGAGTCTTCGGGAAGCTCGTCCTCGAGCCGTGA
- the sufC gene encoding Fe-S cluster assembly ATPase SufC, whose translation MSEPLLSIRGLRAKVEGEDGEILRGVDLDLARGEVHALMGPNGSGKSTLAKVIAGHPAYEVTAGEILFEGEDVLELEPDERSRAGIFLAFQYPAEIPGVSIANFLRTAVSSRLGEGEEMDVFGFQRTLTEKMEMLRMDPGFAARYVNDGFSGGEKKRNEILQMAVLRPALGVLDETDSGLDIDALKIVASGVNRLSEADEALGVLLITHYKRILNYIQPDVVHVMMAGRIAESGGASLADKLEAEGYDWLQQQPVAAV comes from the coding sequence ATGTCAGAACCGCTTCTGTCGATACGCGGACTCCGGGCGAAAGTCGAAGGCGAGGACGGGGAAATCCTCCGCGGCGTCGACCTGGACCTCGCGCGTGGCGAAGTGCATGCGCTGATGGGACCCAACGGCTCGGGCAAGAGCACGCTCGCCAAGGTCATCGCGGGCCACCCGGCCTACGAGGTGACGGCCGGCGAGATCCTGTTCGAGGGGGAGGATGTCCTCGAGTTGGAGCCCGATGAGCGGAGCCGGGCGGGCATCTTCCTCGCCTTCCAGTATCCGGCGGAGATCCCGGGCGTCTCGATCGCCAATTTTCTGCGTACGGCCGTGAGCTCGCGGCTGGGCGAGGGCGAGGAGATGGATGTGTTCGGGTTCCAGCGCACGCTCACGGAGAAGATGGAGATGCTGAGGATGGATCCGGGCTTCGCGGCCCGGTATGTGAACGACGGCTTCTCCGGCGGCGAGAAGAAACGGAACGAGATCCTGCAGATGGCCGTGCTTCGGCCGGCGCTCGGGGTTCTGGATGAGACGGACAGCGGACTCGACATCGACGCGCTCAAGATCGTGGCCAGCGGAGTGAACCGCCTGTCCGAAGCCGACGAGGCGCTCGGGGTTCTGCTCATCACGCACTACAAGAGGATCCTCAACTACATCCAGCCGGACGTCGTCCATGTGATGATGGCGGGTCGCATCGCGGAGAGCGGCGGCGCCTCGCTCGCCGACAAGCTGGAGGCCGAGGGTTACGACTGGCTCCAGCAGCAGCCCGTGGCGGCTGTCTGA
- the sufB gene encoding Fe-S cluster assembly protein SufB produces the protein MPQNETITGLGLDEYKYGFVTEDKPVFKAVPGLSRDIVQQISHHKEEPEWMLDFRLKALDVYYSKPMPKWGGDLSRLEDTLDEIYFYLKPQDQMERSWDDVPQEIKDTFEKLGIPEAERKALAGVGAQYESEMVYHSLKEQWEEQGVIFESIEDGLAKHPELFRQYFSTVVPTHDNKFAALNSAVWSGGSFVYIPKGVKVEIPLQAYFRVNAERMGQFERTLIICEEGAEAHYIEGCTAPVYSTDSFHSGVIEIVVKKGARFRYTTIQNWSNNMYNLVTQRALVHEEAKMEWLDGNLGSKLTMKYPSCYLVGERAHGEILSIAYAGDGQHQDTGGKVIHAAPNTTSQITSKSISKGLGRSSYRGLCKVYDGAVGAKSNVECDALLLDERSRTDTYPYIEIDENTASIGHEATVSKVGDEQLFYLMSRGLDEAEAMAMIVRGFIEPVAKELPLEYAIELNRLIELEMEGSVG, from the coding sequence ATGCCTCAGAACGAGACGATCACCGGACTCGGACTCGACGAGTACAAGTACGGATTTGTCACGGAGGACAAGCCCGTCTTCAAGGCCGTCCCCGGCCTCTCCCGCGACATCGTCCAACAGATCTCGCACCACAAGGAAGAGCCGGAGTGGATGCTCGACTTCCGCCTCAAGGCGCTCGATGTCTACTACTCGAAGCCGATGCCGAAGTGGGGCGGCGATCTCTCGAGGCTCGAGGACACGCTCGACGAGATCTATTTCTACCTGAAGCCGCAGGACCAGATGGAGCGGTCCTGGGACGACGTCCCGCAGGAAATCAAGGACACGTTCGAGAAGCTCGGGATCCCCGAGGCGGAGCGTAAGGCGCTCGCCGGGGTCGGGGCCCAGTACGAGTCGGAGATGGTCTACCACTCCCTGAAGGAGCAGTGGGAGGAGCAGGGCGTGATCTTCGAGTCGATCGAGGATGGGCTCGCGAAGCACCCCGAACTGTTCCGGCAGTACTTCTCGACCGTCGTTCCCACGCACGACAACAAGTTCGCGGCGCTCAACTCGGCGGTATGGTCGGGCGGGTCGTTCGTCTACATCCCGAAGGGGGTGAAGGTGGAGATCCCGCTCCAGGCCTACTTCCGGGTCAACGCGGAGCGCATGGGCCAGTTCGAGCGCACGCTCATCATCTGTGAGGAGGGGGCGGAAGCCCACTACATCGAGGGCTGCACGGCACCGGTCTACTCGACGGATTCGTTCCACTCCGGCGTCATCGAGATCGTCGTCAAGAAGGGCGCGCGCTTCCGGTACACCACGATCCAGAACTGGTCGAACAACATGTACAACCTCGTCACGCAGCGGGCGCTGGTGCACGAGGAGGCGAAGATGGAGTGGCTCGACGGGAACCTGGGCTCGAAACTCACCATGAAGTATCCGTCCTGCTATCTGGTCGGAGAGCGCGCGCACGGCGAGATCCTCTCCATCGCGTACGCGGGAGACGGTCAGCACCAGGACACCGGCGGCAAGGTGATCCACGCCGCCCCCAACACGACGTCGCAGATCACCTCGAAGTCGATCTCGAAGGGGCTCGGACGCTCCTCCTACCGCGGACTGTGCAAGGTGTATGACGGCGCCGTGGGCGCGAAGTCCAACGTCGAGTGCGATGCCCTGCTGCTCGACGAGCGGTCGCGCACGGACACTTACCCCTACATCGAGATCGACGAGAACACGGCGTCGATCGGGCACGAGGCCACGGTCTCGAAGGTCGGGGACGAGCAACTCTTCTATCTGATGAGCCGCGGTCTCGACGAGGCGGAGGCGATGGCGATGATCGTGCGCGGCTTCATCGAGCCGGTGGCCAAGGAGTTGCCGCTCGAGTACGCGATCGAACTGAATCGCCTGATCGAGCTGGAGATGGAAGGATCGGTCGGATAG
- the sufD gene encoding Fe-S cluster assembly protein SufD codes for MSTMTAGPAESTLAAADFDTLAGGLPEPEVIAGARAAAWERFAALPWPTKKSEEWRYTDLTKVGFEALTPVVPARATAEALSADVREVLGRSGERAGVVVLREGRVAHLELEPEVARSGVVLCSIRDAADRHPEVLRRALLEAQPGPAEEKLWALHLALLGGGYFLHVPRGVEMPAPIHAFHIVERAGTLSSAHSFVYGESGARAAVIDEFLSDDLEAETVSLHGATITGEGGSGIEYVALQRFGRGVKRFSTQHINAGRDSRVVTFNVALGGDLSRADVTSRLDGPGSDSEMLALWFGDSDQHFDHHTLQHHAAPHAHSDLLFKGALTDAGSSVFRGLIRVDKGAQLTDAYQTNRNLLLSEGSHASALPNLEIEADDVRCSHGATIGQVEDGQLFYLMSRGLTRRQAERLLVFGFFDEVLGRLPMEGVRARVREAIEEKIGL; via the coding sequence ATGAGCACGATGACGGCCGGGCCGGCGGAGTCGACGCTGGCCGCGGCGGATTTCGATACGCTGGCCGGCGGGCTGCCGGAGCCGGAAGTGATCGCGGGGGCGCGGGCCGCCGCATGGGAACGGTTCGCCGCCCTTCCCTGGCCGACGAAGAAGTCGGAGGAATGGCGGTACACGGACCTCACGAAGGTCGGCTTCGAGGCGCTCACGCCGGTGGTCCCGGCGCGCGCGACGGCGGAAGCGCTGTCGGCGGATGTGCGCGAGGTGCTCGGACGCTCAGGGGAGCGCGCGGGCGTCGTCGTGCTGCGGGAGGGGCGGGTCGCGCATCTGGAGCTTGAACCCGAGGTAGCCCGGAGCGGCGTGGTCCTGTGCTCGATCCGGGACGCGGCGGACCGGCATCCGGAGGTGCTGAGACGCGCGCTATTGGAGGCGCAACCGGGCCCCGCGGAGGAGAAGCTCTGGGCGCTGCACCTCGCCCTCCTGGGCGGAGGCTATTTCCTCCACGTGCCGCGCGGGGTGGAGATGCCGGCGCCGATCCACGCGTTCCACATCGTCGAGCGGGCGGGGACACTCTCCTCTGCACATTCGTTCGTGTACGGGGAGTCGGGCGCCCGGGCCGCGGTCATCGACGAGTTCCTCTCCGACGACCTCGAGGCGGAGACGGTCTCGCTTCACGGGGCGACGATCACGGGGGAGGGAGGCTCGGGTATCGAGTACGTCGCGCTCCAGCGTTTCGGCCGGGGCGTGAAGCGGTTCTCGACGCAGCACATCAACGCGGGCCGCGACTCCCGTGTCGTGACCTTCAATGTCGCGCTGGGCGGTGACCTCTCGCGGGCGGACGTCACAAGCCGTCTCGACGGGCCCGGGAGCGACAGCGAGATGCTCGCGCTCTGGTTCGGGGACTCCGACCAACACTTCGACCATCACACGCTGCAGCATCACGCGGCGCCGCACGCGCACAGCGATCTGCTGTTCAAGGGGGCCCTGACGGATGCGGGTTCGAGCGTCTTCCGCGGGCTGATCCGGGTCGACAAGGGAGCGCAGCTCACGGACGCCTATCAGACGAACCGCAACCTGCTTCTGAGTGAGGGCTCCCACGCCTCCGCGCTTCCCAACTTGGAGATCGAGGCCGACGATGTGCGCTGCTCGCACGGGGCGACGATCGGACAGGTGGAGGACGGGCAACTCTTCTATCTGATGAGCCGCGGCCTCACGCGGCGACAGGCCGAGCGCCTGCTCGTGTTCGGGTTTTTCGATGAGGTTCTGGGGCGTCTGCCGATGGAGGGGGTGCGCGCGCGCGTTCGCGAAGCGATCGAGGAGAAGATCGGGCTATGA
- a CDS encoding non-heme iron oxygenase ferredoxin subunit codes for MSRFVTVAKVGDVPENGTCGVMAEDLAIALIRSGGEVYALENCCSHEEFPLSEGEVEAGEITCLLHGARFDLATGAPRALPAVMPVRRFDVRIDGDDIQVDLD; via the coding sequence ATGAGCCGTTTCGTCACGGTGGCCAAGGTCGGCGACGTGCCGGAGAACGGGACGTGCGGGGTGATGGCCGAGGACCTGGCGATCGCCCTCATCCGGAGCGGGGGCGAGGTCTACGCGCTCGAGAACTGCTGCTCGCACGAGGAGTTCCCGCTCTCGGAGGGTGAGGTCGAGGCGGGCGAGATCACCTGTCTTCTCCATGGGGCGCGCTTCGATCTTGCGACCGGCGCGCCGAGGGCGCTCCCGGCGGTCATGCCCGTCCGACGCTTCGACGTGCGGATCGACGGGGACGACATCCAAGTCGACCTCGACTGA